In Candidatus Krumholzibacteriia bacterium, a single window of DNA contains:
- a CDS encoding SEC-C metal-binding domain-containing protein has product MSRNRPGRNDPCPCGSGRKYKRCCGDPRKPAAEPAPPVDDPARPRAERADELRGELDDIFATLRREVAGQSFDSIEQLQGFLDDRVGCHNRQGLADFDGLDPETMQALLGKPFDSPAVVEFAEEPAAPPRCEMTDCFTAIVEAIDDKGLRLTAKGNLPRAVARTAAERALGPEDYREFTRHTGVQSEEDFPPLVRTHHAAIEAGLLEVTAGRIHRTRRCDELLATGSAGAVYRLLFEAVATRIDVGARDRLPPLRIIQQSFAYTLLLLQRYGGTWRPSSFYEELFARAYPAAIDECPDTQFFSARRLLGLGYRLRMLENLMEFAGLAEVDPKGNARYVADEIRVRATPQLGDFVRFHLDTEPQGGVDVPLAGASAGDGPSEEPQTERYAQFRIGLLGVHPMVWRRIRIPEDSTFWDLHVAIQNSMGWTDSHLHAFRVVDPRTRHEVELGIPGDEFEDEVEMSWAAPIRDYLDPMMRPIATYVYDFGDNWLHEVVLEGSGEAAPRSLPVCLEGERRCPPEDVGGAWGYEEFLRAIEDPGHSEHLRFRSWAGQDFDPDDFDPARVRFEDPVERWREVFEDDEDLEFGPEDREPR; this is encoded by the coding sequence ATGAGCCGAAACCGCCCCGGCCGCAACGACCCGTGCCCCTGCGGCAGCGGCCGCAAGTACAAGCGCTGCTGCGGCGATCCGCGCAAGCCCGCCGCCGAGCCCGCGCCACCGGTCGACGATCCCGCGCGGCCGCGCGCCGAACGGGCCGACGAGCTCCGCGGTGAGTTGGACGACATCTTCGCGACCCTGCGCCGGGAGGTCGCCGGGCAGAGCTTCGACTCGATCGAGCAGCTCCAGGGCTTCCTGGACGACCGCGTGGGCTGCCACAACCGTCAGGGCCTCGCGGACTTCGACGGCCTCGATCCCGAGACCATGCAGGCGCTGCTCGGCAAGCCCTTCGACAGTCCCGCGGTCGTGGAGTTCGCCGAGGAACCGGCCGCGCCGCCGCGGTGCGAGATGACCGACTGCTTCACCGCGATCGTCGAGGCCATCGACGACAAGGGTCTGCGGCTGACGGCCAAGGGCAACCTGCCGCGGGCGGTGGCACGCACCGCGGCCGAGCGCGCGCTGGGTCCGGAGGACTACCGCGAGTTCACGCGGCACACCGGTGTGCAGAGCGAAGAGGACTTCCCGCCGCTGGTCCGCACCCACCACGCGGCCATCGAGGCCGGACTGCTCGAGGTCACCGCGGGCAGGATCCACCGCACGCGGCGCTGCGACGAGCTGCTCGCCACCGGATCGGCGGGCGCCGTGTACCGGCTGCTGTTCGAGGCCGTGGCCACCCGGATCGACGTGGGCGCGCGGGACCGGCTACCCCCGCTGAGGATCATCCAGCAATCGTTCGCCTACACCCTGCTCCTGCTGCAGCGCTACGGCGGCACGTGGCGCCCGAGCAGTTTCTACGAGGAGCTCTTCGCCCGCGCGTATCCGGCCGCGATCGACGAGTGTCCCGACACCCAGTTCTTCTCGGCGCGCCGTCTCCTGGGCCTCGGCTACCGCCTGCGCATGCTCGAGAACCTGATGGAGTTCGCCGGACTCGCCGAGGTCGACCCGAAGGGCAACGCGCGCTACGTCGCCGACGAGATCCGCGTGCGGGCCACGCCGCAGCTCGGGGACTTCGTCCGCTTCCACCTCGACACCGAGCCGCAGGGCGGTGTCGACGTTCCGCTGGCGGGTGCGAGCGCCGGAGACGGGCCGTCCGAGGAGCCGCAGACCGAGAGATACGCCCAGTTCCGCATCGGCCTGCTGGGGGTGCATCCCATGGTGTGGCGGCGGATCCGGATCCCCGAGGACTCGACCTTCTGGGACCTGCACGTGGCGATCCAGAACAGCATGGGATGGACCGACTCGCACCTGCACGCCTTCCGCGTGGTCGATCCGCGGACACGGCACGAGGTCGAGCTGGGAATCCCCGGCGACGAATTCGAAGACGAGGTCGAGATGAGCTGGGCGGCCCCGATCCGCGACTACCTCGACCCGATGATGCGCCCGATCGCGACCTACGTGTACGACTTCGGCGACAACTGGCTGCACGAAGTCGTGCTCGAGGGCTCCGGCGAGGCTGCGCCGAGGTCGTTGCCCGTGTGCCTGGAGGGGGAGCGCCGATGTCCACCCGAGGACGTCGGTGGGGCGTGGGGCTACGAGGAGTTCCTGCGGGCGATCGAGGATCCCGGCCATTCCGAGCACCTGCGGTTCCGCTCCTGGGCCGGCCAGGACTTCGATCCCGACGACTTCGACCCGGCACGCGTGCGCTTCGAGGACCCCGTCGAGCGCTGGCGCGAGGTCTTCGAGGACGACGAGGACCTCGAGTTCGGGCCCGAGGACCGAGAGCCTCGCTGA
- a CDS encoding copper-binding protein has product MAGFFLRMFAVVLVVSSFGLVACGGGDGGGEEATTTEEPTDLQRYDVRGIVRQLPGPGGLELMIRHEAIPDFVNSSGEAVGMDAMTMGFPVADEVDLSAFAPGDSVRFVFEVRWGGSPPLRLTSMEELPPGTELEFRKVGEE; this is encoded by the coding sequence ATGGCCGGCTTCTTCCTTCGCATGTTCGCAGTCGTTCTCGTGGTGTCGTCGTTCGGCCTCGTGGCCTGCGGTGGCGGTGATGGTGGTGGCGAGGAAGCCACGACCACCGAAGAGCCGACCGACCTGCAGCGCTACGACGTGCGCGGTATCGTCCGTCAGCTGCCCGGCCCCGGGGGGCTGGAACTGATGATCCGCCACGAGGCGATCCCCGACTTCGTCAACTCGAGCGGCGAGGCCGTGGGCATGGACGCCATGACCATGGGCTTTCCCGTGGCCGACGAGGTCGATCTGTCGGCCTTCGCGCCCGGCGACAGCGTGCGCTTCGTGTTCGAGGTGCGCTGGGGTGGATCACCGCCGCTGCGGCTGACCTCGATGGAGGAGCTGCCGCCGGGAACCGAGCTGGAGTTCCGGAAGGTCGGCGAGGAGTAG
- a CDS encoding YqgE/AlgH family protein — MQNLQGQLLISSAGLYDPNFRHTVVLIGAHGDEGALGVVLNRPAGVAIADAAPPLMPITGREAILYQGGPVQPDQPVLLAELSDPSLADVHVFDAIGFLTGELSETARTAIRRARVYAGYSGWGPGQLEDEMAADTWIVEPPRVEDVFTDDPDGLWKRILQRKGPRYKHISMMPFDPRVN, encoded by the coding sequence GTGCAGAACCTCCAGGGCCAGCTCCTCATCTCCAGCGCGGGACTGTACGACCCGAACTTCCGCCACACCGTGGTGCTGATCGGCGCCCACGGCGACGAGGGCGCGCTCGGCGTGGTCCTGAACCGCCCGGCCGGCGTGGCCATCGCCGACGCCGCACCACCGCTGATGCCGATCACCGGGCGCGAGGCGATACTCTACCAGGGCGGCCCCGTCCAGCCCGACCAACCGGTGCTGTTGGCCGAGTTGTCCGATCCCTCGCTGGCCGACGTGCACGTCTTCGACGCGATCGGCTTCCTCACCGGCGAGCTGTCGGAGACCGCGCGCACGGCGATCCGGCGCGCGCGGGTGTACGCAGGATACTCGGGCTGGGGCCCGGGGCAGCTGGAAGACGAGATGGCGGCCGACACGTGGATCGTCGAGCCCCCGCGGGTCGAGGACGTCTTCACCGACGACCCCGACGGCCTGTGGAAGCGGATCCTCCAGCGCAAGGGACCGCGCTACAAGCACATCTCGATGATGCCCTTCGATCCGCGCGTCAACTGA